CGCATCATCACCATGGCCCCGTCACAGGAGGCTGCTTTTGGCTGGAAAAAATCCAGGCCGTGCACCGCCGGCGTGGCAACTGCATCCTCACCCGCCAGGTGCGGCGCATGTGGAGGATGGAACCGGTGCCGGCCAATGAATACCAGGTCAAGAATCTGATCCCGCTGGTCAAGGAGGTGGATGGCCGCTTCATCTGGCTGGGGATTGATCTGAACTCCCTGTCCTATGGACTGAAGGTCCCGCCGGAATGGAAGCCTGTCATTCAGGCATGGGCGAATGGCGCGCCCGGCCAGCACCTGGTCCAGGCTTTCATCGAGCGAGGCAGACAGCAGCGGGAGTCAAATATTGAGCTGCCACTGCCCGTCCTCGACGAGGAGGAACTGAGCGCTTATCCCAGCGAGTTCTGGCCCTATCTCTGCCTCATGGATGACGGGACCATCGGGGTCACTGAAAAAAGCAGCCGGCAAAATCCAGACATGCTGGACCTTTACTGCGTGTGGGAATGGCAAAACAAACCGGACAGGGATTTTGTGCCGGATCCGCGTTTGCGGGAGTGGCCCTGGTGGGCGCATGTGCCCGTCAGGCTGCGCCCTTACTTTTACTTTGATGAACTGCTGGGCGTGCCGTCCGTGACCTATCAGGCCCGCAACGCCTATGAAAAGCAGATGATCCACCTGGCCGTGCAGTGGAAGAATGCGCGGATGGTGGAATCCCTCACGCAGGCAGGAATCATCTCCTCCTAAAGACGAAAAAGGCCAGGAGCACCAAGCACCGGAAGCTCACGCGAGCAGCACCTCAGCCAGGGCCGCGCAGGCCTTGCGGCGCAGGGCGGGGTCCAGCATCTTGGTGCGGTCGCCATCGTGGTCAATGAAGCCCAGCTCAATGAGGAAGCAGGGCTGGAAGGCCATGATGGCCAGCGTCCGGTGCTGGCTGGCGGCCTCCGTCTTGATGCCCCGGTCCCGCGTGCCGAGGGCGGCGCGCACGGCCTCATTCAGGCGGGTGGCCATGGGGGCATGTTCCTTGCCGCGAAAGAACGTCTCGGTGCCGTGGGCCTGCCCGGTGGCCGCATTGCAGTGCAGGCTGATCATGATGTCCCCACCATAGCGGCGGGCGATGGCGGCGCGCTGGCCCACCGGGGCCGGGTCCCTGCCATCCACACGGGTGCGGACCACTTTGTGCCCGGCGGCCAGCAGCAGCCCCCGCAGTTCATTGGCCCAGTCCAGGGCGATTCCCGCCTCGGTCTCCCCGGCTGCACAGGCACCCGGGTCATAGACCTTGGCGCGTTTATTGGCCATGCCGTGGCCGGGATCCAGGATAATCGTTTTCATCATTTGAAAAGGCCGTCTTTCCGGCTGTCACCCATTTTGCGGACCGCAGAGTTTGCAGCTATGAAGGCCCGACACTGCCCCCGCAAATTCACGTCAGCGGCCCTGTCCTCAGGCTCAAAAAAAGAATCTTTTTACCCGT
The Prosthecobacter sp. SYSU 5D2 DNA segment above includes these coding regions:
- a CDS encoding N-acetylmuramoyl-L-alanine amidase, with translation MMKTIILDPGHGMANKRAKVYDPGACAAGETEAGIALDWANELRGLLLAAGHKVVRTRVDGRDPAPVGQRAAIARRYGGDIMISLHCNAATGQAHGTETFFRGKEHAPMATRLNEAVRAALGTRDRGIKTEAASQHRTLAIMAFQPCFLIELGFIDHDGDRTKMLDPALRRKACAALAEVLLA